In one Gossypium hirsutum isolate 1008001.06 chromosome D09, Gossypium_hirsutum_v2.1, whole genome shotgun sequence genomic region, the following are encoded:
- the LOC107929123 gene encoding U-box domain-containing protein 43 isoform X2, with protein sequence MAMELIPIGTILALVTNQLRQLNDSPAARLALEALEADVKKANTLVEKYKNRGRFYLLVKCRHIVHEVQEVTRDIGRSLAAFSIADTEVLSGISDQVNRLQSEMQKVEFKTSHSQLQIVDKLNQGLRDQKRDQCFANDMLEEIARAVGVPVEPSEISKELASFRREIEEAGNRKERAEVLFLEQVIELLSQADTARDFEEMKKQYFQRAQVIQRYDAQKEYIPPLKPFKCRISGEVMVDPVSLCTGTTCERAAIEAWFDCGKKTDPDTGDVLEDTSLRSNLPLRQSIEEWRELNYCLKIRACQAKLSSGVDLKVEEALNQMQELIRENSINKDWISIGGLTDKINSILGSSHNREVRKKILITLKDMVEGHARNKEKVIEHQGFDYIVPCLGRDRSISMAAVELLYELLQDRSKWNKSFCCQLSQQSSAILFLVTLLKGPVRESADHAEKILNKLFDVDEENISRAAKSGWYKPLIDRIVQGPESSRMSMMKALVTMELVDSNLKVLGEEGIIPPLLSMVASGNIELKELSLSVLVKLSSCHANKELIATGGGVPLVLKLMFSPHVCTILIVRCSEIVEKLSSEGNGVKFFVDEKGVQLELEPIIRELLALQQNSKSSNNFRRPALRALLGMCRSEAKLVKTAVLTANGVSLVLPLLDDPDSEIREIAVNLLFLFSQHESQGVVEYLLMPKRLEGLVGFLENDYNSDVKMAAAGLLANLPKSETSLTKKLIELDGLPAIINLLKSGSMEAKEHALSALFRFTDPANVKSQQIVVEHGAYPLFVNFLKVNSVTAKARAAALIGNLSMSSPKLTVASEKTGCWCFRTSCVPVCPAHGGICNVNTSFCLLEAKALPYIVKLLHDEVEETAYEAIQTLSTLVQDGCTQRGAIVLHDAGAINPVLDILTWGTDSLKGEAVGLLEKVFISKEMVDSYGTKARYLLVGLTGRNVHDDGLLGRKVAKVLSLVERYSKSSTSIIPGLF encoded by the exons ATGGCAATGGAACTTATACCGATTGGGACCATCTTGGCTTTGGTAACAAACCAG CTTCGGCAGTTGAATGATTCTCCCGCAGCAAGGCTAGCTCTAGAGGCTCTGGAGGCAGATGTCAAGAAGGCGAATACTTTGGTCGAGAAATACAAAAATAGAGGCCGTTTCTACTTACTTGTAAAGTGCCGGCACATTGTTCATGAGGTGCAAGAAGTCACAAGAGATATTGGAAGGTCTTTGGCAGCATTCTCTATTGCCGATACGGAAGTTCTTTCGGGTATATCTGATCAGGTCAATAGGCTACAGAGTGAGATGCAAAAAGTAGAGTTCAAGACTTCACATTCTCAACTCCAAATCGTTGACAAGTTAAACCAGGGTCTAAGGGATCAAAAACGTGACCAGTGTTTCGCGAATGATATGTTGGAAGAAATAGCAAGGGCAGTTGGGGTACCCGTTGAGCCTTCTGAAATTAGCAAGGAGTTAGCGAGCTTTAGAAGGGAAATAGAAGAAGCTGGCAATAGGAAAGAAAGAGCCGAAGTTCTCTTCTTGGAACAAGTTATCGAGCTACTTTCTCAAGCGGATACAGCGAGAGATTTCGAAGAAATGAAGAAGCAGTATTTTCAAAGGGCTCAGGTTATACAACGGTACGATGCACAGAAAGAGTACATCCCTCCACTTAAACCTTTCAAATGTCGTATAAGTGGGGAAGTAATGGTTGATCCCGTAAGCCTTTGTACTGGTACCACGTGCGAGAGAGCTGCTATTGAAGCTTGGTTTGACTGTGGGAAGAAAACTGATCCAGATACCGGTGATGTTCTTGAAGATACTTCTTTGAGATCTAACCTTCCACTCCGACAATCAATAGAGGAATGGAGAGAACTGAACTATTGCCTTAAAATCCGAGCTTGTCAGGCAAAGTTGTCATCAGGTGTTGATTTAAAAGTCGAGGAAGCCTTGAACCAAATGCAGGAGCTTATCAGAGAAAATTCTATAAACAAGGACTGGATTTCCATCGGAGGGCTCACTGATAAAATAAATTCTATCCTCGGAAGCTCTCACAACAGAGAAGTCAGGAAGAAGATTTTAATCACCTTGAAAGATATGGTGGAAGGGCATGCAAGAAATAAG gAAAAAGTGATTGAGCATCAGGGGTTTGATTACATTGTTCCGTGTTTAGGCCGTGATCGAAGTATCTCAATGGCTGCAGTTGAACTGCTATATGAGTTATTGCAAGATAGATCTAAATGGAACAAGTCTTTTTGCTGTCAACTCTCTCAGCAAAGCAGCGCAATTCTTTTTCTTGTTACCCTTCTAAAGGGTCCGGTCAGAGAGTCGGCAGACCATGCCGAAAAAATATTGAATAAGCTTTTTGATGTTGACGAGGAGAACATTTCTCGAGCTGCCAAGTCAGGGTGGTATAAACCACTCATTGATCGCATTGTTCAAG GGCCGGAGTCTTCACGGATGTCAATGATGAAAGCATTGGTTACCATGGAATTGGTTGATTCGAATTTAAAAGTTCTTGGTGAAGAAGGGATCATACCTCCGTTGCTTTCAATGGTGGCATCTGGCAATATTGAATTAAAGGAGTTGTCATTATCCGTTTTGGTCAAACTATCCAGTTGTCATGCTAATAAAGAGCTTATTGCTACTGGTGGTGGAGTTCCTCTTGTTCTGAAACTAATGTTCTCTCCCCATGTGTGTACAATTCTTATAGTCAGATGCTCTGAGATTGTTGAGAAACTTTCTTCTGAAGGCAACGGGGTTAAATTTTTTGTTGATGAAAAAGGGGTTCAACTTGAATTGGAGCCAATCATCCGTGAATTGTTGGCTTTGCAACAAAATTCCAAATCATCGAACAATTTCCGGAGGCCTGCTTTACGTGCACTGTTAGGAATGTGCAGGTCTGAAGCTAAGCTGGTTAAAACTGCTGTTTTAACTGCCAATGGTGTATCGTTAGTCCTTCCTCTTCTTGATGATCCAGACTCGGAAATAAGAGAAATTGCAGTAAACCTTCTCTTCTTATTTTCTCAACACGAATCACAAGGAGTTGTAGAATACCTTCTTATGCCGAAACGGTTGGAGGGTCTAGTGGGGTTTCTCGAAAATGACTATAACAGTGATGTCAAGATGGCCGCTGCCGGTTTATTAGCCAACCTCCCAAAGTCTGAAACATCACTAACAAAAAAATTGATCGAGTTGGATGGACTTCCAGCAATTATAAATCTTTTGAAATCCGGGTCGATGGAAGCTAAAGAACATGCTTTAAGTGCTCTCTTTAGGTTTACAGATCCCGCAAATGTCAAGTCACAGCAGATTGTGGTTGAACACGGAGCTTACCCTTTGTTTGTAAATTTCCTCAAAGTTAATTCAGTAACAGCGAAGGCAAGAGCAGCGGCTCTTATTGGTAATCTATCAATGAGCAGTCCTAAGCTCACTGTGGCGTCTGAAAAAACCGGTTGCTGGTGTTTTCGAACATCTTGTGTTCCTGTATGCCCTGCACATGGTGGTATTTGCAATGTAAACACCTCGTTTTGTCTGTTGGAAGCAAAAGCATTGCCTTACATAGTAAAACTCTTACACGATGAAGTCGAGGAGACTGCTTATGAAGCAATTCAGACGCTTTCAACATTGGTTCAGGACGGTTGTACGCAGAGAGGAGCTATCGTTTTGCATGATGCCGGAGCAATAAACCCCGTGTTAGATATTTTGACGTGGGGAACAGATTCTCTGAAGGGAGAGGCAGTCGGTCTCCTGGAGAAGGTTTTCATTTCAAAGGAAATGGTGGACAGCTACGGAACTAAAGCTAGATATCTTCTTGTTGGTCTGACCGGCCGGAATGTTCACGATGACGGCCTTCTGGGGAGGAAAGTTGCGAAAGTTTTATCGCTTGTCGAACGATATTCAAAATCTTCAACATCTATTATTCCAGGACTGTTTTGA
- the LOC107929123 gene encoding U-box domain-containing protein 43 isoform X1: MAMELIPIGTILALVTNQVMKTAQAAKDIVIEKESFKVLSKHLFDIEPLLKELQLRQLNDSPAARLALEALEADVKKANTLVEKYKNRGRFYLLVKCRHIVHEVQEVTRDIGRSLAAFSIADTEVLSGISDQVNRLQSEMQKVEFKTSHSQLQIVDKLNQGLRDQKRDQCFANDMLEEIARAVGVPVEPSEISKELASFRREIEEAGNRKERAEVLFLEQVIELLSQADTARDFEEMKKQYFQRAQVIQRYDAQKEYIPPLKPFKCRISGEVMVDPVSLCTGTTCERAAIEAWFDCGKKTDPDTGDVLEDTSLRSNLPLRQSIEEWRELNYCLKIRACQAKLSSGVDLKVEEALNQMQELIRENSINKDWISIGGLTDKINSILGSSHNREVRKKILITLKDMVEGHARNKEKVIEHQGFDYIVPCLGRDRSISMAAVELLYELLQDRSKWNKSFCCQLSQQSSAILFLVTLLKGPVRESADHAEKILNKLFDVDEENISRAAKSGWYKPLIDRIVQGPESSRMSMMKALVTMELVDSNLKVLGEEGIIPPLLSMVASGNIELKELSLSVLVKLSSCHANKELIATGGGVPLVLKLMFSPHVCTILIVRCSEIVEKLSSEGNGVKFFVDEKGVQLELEPIIRELLALQQNSKSSNNFRRPALRALLGMCRSEAKLVKTAVLTANGVSLVLPLLDDPDSEIREIAVNLLFLFSQHESQGVVEYLLMPKRLEGLVGFLENDYNSDVKMAAAGLLANLPKSETSLTKKLIELDGLPAIINLLKSGSMEAKEHALSALFRFTDPANVKSQQIVVEHGAYPLFVNFLKVNSVTAKARAAALIGNLSMSSPKLTVASEKTGCWCFRTSCVPVCPAHGGICNVNTSFCLLEAKALPYIVKLLHDEVEETAYEAIQTLSTLVQDGCTQRGAIVLHDAGAINPVLDILTWGTDSLKGEAVGLLEKVFISKEMVDSYGTKARYLLVGLTGRNVHDDGLLGRKVAKVLSLVERYSKSSTSIIPGLF; encoded by the exons ATGGCAATGGAACTTATACCGATTGGGACCATCTTGGCTTTGGTAACAAACCAGGTAATGAAAACAGCTCAGGCTGCAAAGGATATTGTAATTGAGAAGGAAAGTTTCAAAGTCCTGTCAAAGCATCTCTTTGACATAGAGCCTCTGTTGAAGGAATTGCAGCTTCGGCAGTTGAATGATTCTCCCGCAGCAAGGCTAGCTCTAGAGGCTCTGGAGGCAGATGTCAAGAAGGCGAATACTTTGGTCGAGAAATACAAAAATAGAGGCCGTTTCTACTTACTTGTAAAGTGCCGGCACATTGTTCATGAGGTGCAAGAAGTCACAAGAGATATTGGAAGGTCTTTGGCAGCATTCTCTATTGCCGATACGGAAGTTCTTTCGGGTATATCTGATCAGGTCAATAGGCTACAGAGTGAGATGCAAAAAGTAGAGTTCAAGACTTCACATTCTCAACTCCAAATCGTTGACAAGTTAAACCAGGGTCTAAGGGATCAAAAACGTGACCAGTGTTTCGCGAATGATATGTTGGAAGAAATAGCAAGGGCAGTTGGGGTACCCGTTGAGCCTTCTGAAATTAGCAAGGAGTTAGCGAGCTTTAGAAGGGAAATAGAAGAAGCTGGCAATAGGAAAGAAAGAGCCGAAGTTCTCTTCTTGGAACAAGTTATCGAGCTACTTTCTCAAGCGGATACAGCGAGAGATTTCGAAGAAATGAAGAAGCAGTATTTTCAAAGGGCTCAGGTTATACAACGGTACGATGCACAGAAAGAGTACATCCCTCCACTTAAACCTTTCAAATGTCGTATAAGTGGGGAAGTAATGGTTGATCCCGTAAGCCTTTGTACTGGTACCACGTGCGAGAGAGCTGCTATTGAAGCTTGGTTTGACTGTGGGAAGAAAACTGATCCAGATACCGGTGATGTTCTTGAAGATACTTCTTTGAGATCTAACCTTCCACTCCGACAATCAATAGAGGAATGGAGAGAACTGAACTATTGCCTTAAAATCCGAGCTTGTCAGGCAAAGTTGTCATCAGGTGTTGATTTAAAAGTCGAGGAAGCCTTGAACCAAATGCAGGAGCTTATCAGAGAAAATTCTATAAACAAGGACTGGATTTCCATCGGAGGGCTCACTGATAAAATAAATTCTATCCTCGGAAGCTCTCACAACAGAGAAGTCAGGAAGAAGATTTTAATCACCTTGAAAGATATGGTGGAAGGGCATGCAAGAAATAAG gAAAAAGTGATTGAGCATCAGGGGTTTGATTACATTGTTCCGTGTTTAGGCCGTGATCGAAGTATCTCAATGGCTGCAGTTGAACTGCTATATGAGTTATTGCAAGATAGATCTAAATGGAACAAGTCTTTTTGCTGTCAACTCTCTCAGCAAAGCAGCGCAATTCTTTTTCTTGTTACCCTTCTAAAGGGTCCGGTCAGAGAGTCGGCAGACCATGCCGAAAAAATATTGAATAAGCTTTTTGATGTTGACGAGGAGAACATTTCTCGAGCTGCCAAGTCAGGGTGGTATAAACCACTCATTGATCGCATTGTTCAAG GGCCGGAGTCTTCACGGATGTCAATGATGAAAGCATTGGTTACCATGGAATTGGTTGATTCGAATTTAAAAGTTCTTGGTGAAGAAGGGATCATACCTCCGTTGCTTTCAATGGTGGCATCTGGCAATATTGAATTAAAGGAGTTGTCATTATCCGTTTTGGTCAAACTATCCAGTTGTCATGCTAATAAAGAGCTTATTGCTACTGGTGGTGGAGTTCCTCTTGTTCTGAAACTAATGTTCTCTCCCCATGTGTGTACAATTCTTATAGTCAGATGCTCTGAGATTGTTGAGAAACTTTCTTCTGAAGGCAACGGGGTTAAATTTTTTGTTGATGAAAAAGGGGTTCAACTTGAATTGGAGCCAATCATCCGTGAATTGTTGGCTTTGCAACAAAATTCCAAATCATCGAACAATTTCCGGAGGCCTGCTTTACGTGCACTGTTAGGAATGTGCAGGTCTGAAGCTAAGCTGGTTAAAACTGCTGTTTTAACTGCCAATGGTGTATCGTTAGTCCTTCCTCTTCTTGATGATCCAGACTCGGAAATAAGAGAAATTGCAGTAAACCTTCTCTTCTTATTTTCTCAACACGAATCACAAGGAGTTGTAGAATACCTTCTTATGCCGAAACGGTTGGAGGGTCTAGTGGGGTTTCTCGAAAATGACTATAACAGTGATGTCAAGATGGCCGCTGCCGGTTTATTAGCCAACCTCCCAAAGTCTGAAACATCACTAACAAAAAAATTGATCGAGTTGGATGGACTTCCAGCAATTATAAATCTTTTGAAATCCGGGTCGATGGAAGCTAAAGAACATGCTTTAAGTGCTCTCTTTAGGTTTACAGATCCCGCAAATGTCAAGTCACAGCAGATTGTGGTTGAACACGGAGCTTACCCTTTGTTTGTAAATTTCCTCAAAGTTAATTCAGTAACAGCGAAGGCAAGAGCAGCGGCTCTTATTGGTAATCTATCAATGAGCAGTCCTAAGCTCACTGTGGCGTCTGAAAAAACCGGTTGCTGGTGTTTTCGAACATCTTGTGTTCCTGTATGCCCTGCACATGGTGGTATTTGCAATGTAAACACCTCGTTTTGTCTGTTGGAAGCAAAAGCATTGCCTTACATAGTAAAACTCTTACACGATGAAGTCGAGGAGACTGCTTATGAAGCAATTCAGACGCTTTCAACATTGGTTCAGGACGGTTGTACGCAGAGAGGAGCTATCGTTTTGCATGATGCCGGAGCAATAAACCCCGTGTTAGATATTTTGACGTGGGGAACAGATTCTCTGAAGGGAGAGGCAGTCGGTCTCCTGGAGAAGGTTTTCATTTCAAAGGAAATGGTGGACAGCTACGGAACTAAAGCTAGATATCTTCTTGTTGGTCTGACCGGCCGGAATGTTCACGATGACGGCCTTCTGGGGAGGAAAGTTGCGAAAGTTTTATCGCTTGTCGAACGATATTCAAAATCTTCAACATCTATTATTCCAGGACTGTTTTGA